The Edaphobacter flagellatus sequence CGGCGGTGAGATCGAGGTTGATGGCGTCGGAGGTGACCTGCGGCGCGGAGTGCGTGTAATTCGTGACCGAGGCATTGAGATAGCCGTCGTTGCGATAGACGTCGGTGATGAGCGAGGTGATAGTGGACTCCGTAGTGAGCTGATCGAAGGGCTCGCCGGAGACTTTCTGGGCGACTTTGTCGAGCTTGGGCTGCAGAGCCGGAGATGTGGAAGCGAAGTGCAGTGTATGGACGCGGACTTCGGGGGAATCGATGAGGAATTTGACGGATGTCGGTGTGGCTCCGGCGCCGGGGGAGACGGGTATTGCGACGACGGTCGCGGTGACGCTTTTTTCGGCGAGCATGGCTTTGAGGGCGGCGACGACGCTGTCCTGCATGTTGCCTGCGGTTGGCACGGTGCCCTGGTAGAGAGGGACGCGGGTTTTAAGTGCAGCGGAAAGCTCTTCCGGAGTCCACCAGACGAAGTTGGCGAAGCGGGCAGGCAGAAGGTTGTCGTTGGGCATCATCTTGAGCGAGAAGACGAGGCCCGTGGATTGGGACGCGAACCGAATGTCGCTGAAGAGGCCGGTGTCGTTGAGTTTTTGTGCGGCGGCGTTGAGCTCGGTGACAGTGGAATTTGCGCCGGGCGTGAGATGCGTAAAGGCTAAGAGCTCGGCTTGGGAATAGGCAGGTGCTCCGGTGAAGGAGATGCTTTTGGGCAGGATGACGGTTTGGGCGTTCAGGCTGTTGGATACAGGCAGAAGGCAAAGGGCAAGTAGAGCAAGAAAACCAGTGGTCGGACGCATTGTGAGGAACAATATCGCAAAGAGTGCGGAGTGAAAAGAAGAAAGTTAAGGGCAAAGCGTGAGGCTTCTTATTTGTTGGGGGGATGATAGCTCGAAGTATCTCGATGCAGAATTTGCTGGTACCAATCAGGGGGTGTGTTGGATGGTTCGTAGCTTGGTGGGTACATCGAGTGGGTGTGGGGTCCGCGGTTCGGGT is a genomic window containing:
- a CDS encoding POTRA domain-containing protein, which codes for MRPTTGFLALLALCLLPVSNSLNAQTVILPKSISFTGAPAYSQAELLAFTHLTPGANSTVTELNAAAQKLNDTGLFSDIRFASQSTGLVFSLKMMPNDNLLPARFANFVWWTPEELSAALKTRVPLYQGTVPTAGNMQDSVVAALKAMLAEKSVTATVVAIPVSPGAGATPTSVKFLIDSPEVRVHTLHFASTSPALQPKLDKVAQKVSGEPFDQLTTESTITSLITDVYRNDGYLNASVTNYTHSAPQVTSDAINLDLTAAVSEGEPYHLSRLTWPGSDVMSTADFDKQAKLKPEDVASQLALKQSLTTLARAYYAKGYQDVKVQAPASLDKATHHVSYTVHVVPGEQYRLHSVKAEGLSDVQRKEFDSAWRMNPGDFYDVNYLTTFLNKNTALRSLNGYSATYKAFSDPNTHLVDLVITFVKGGTLVQVN